The following coding sequences are from one Hyalangium gracile window:
- a CDS encoding carboxypeptidase regulatory-like domain-containing protein has protein sequence MSRCAMALLVALLGGVAVAAPPSPEASGTVWITLRPQSSLPLKSPRVQVGGKDAVASGGAFRVDGLASGPVVLTASAEGYQPVERKVLVPAGGQASVFLPLERIPGPGTVKGRVLQEQGREGTKVPLADVEVQLGGKVVARSDAEGVFVVAEAGPGPVTLKLAGAGVRPQEEVVVVPSHGEASVEVVLQKGEEIRAWMRGRVRSTQGRPVVATLRIAEARIKARTRPSGDFEFRLPAGRYHVTFEARGYVPQTKVVDVAAGDQALFYVDLSPLEN, from the coding sequence ATGAGCCGGTGCGCGATGGCGCTCCTGGTCGCGCTCCTGGGCGGCGTCGCCGTGGCGGCTCCTCCCTCGCCCGAGGCTTCCGGGACGGTGTGGATCACCCTGCGGCCGCAGAGCTCCCTTCCCTTGAAGAGCCCGCGCGTCCAGGTCGGCGGCAAGGACGCCGTCGCCTCGGGCGGAGCGTTCCGCGTGGACGGGCTCGCCTCCGGTCCGGTGGTCCTCACCGCCTCGGCCGAGGGCTATCAGCCCGTGGAGCGCAAGGTGCTCGTTCCCGCGGGAGGCCAGGCCAGCGTCTTCCTGCCGCTCGAGCGCATCCCTGGCCCTGGCACCGTGAAGGGGCGCGTCCTCCAAGAGCAGGGCCGTGAGGGGACGAAGGTCCCGCTCGCCGACGTCGAGGTGCAGCTCGGCGGCAAGGTGGTGGCCCGGAGCGATGCGGAGGGCGTGTTCGTGGTAGCCGAGGCCGGCCCTGGTCCCGTCACGCTCAAGCTCGCCGGCGCCGGAGTCCGTCCCCAGGAGGAGGTGGTGGTCGTCCCCTCCCACGGCGAGGCCTCCGTCGAGGTCGTCCTGCAGAAGGGCGAGGAGATCCGCGCCTGGATGCGAGGACGCGTGCGCTCCACCCAGGGCCGCCCCGTCGTGGCCACCCTGCGGATCGCGGAGGCTCGCATCAAGGCCCGCACCCGCCCGTCGGGAGACTTCGAGTTCCGCCTGCCCGCGGGCCGCTACCACGTGACCTTCGAGGCGCGAGGCTATGTCCCGCAGACGAAGGTCGTCGACGTGGCCGCCGGAGATCAGGCGCTGTTCTACGTGGATCTGTCGCCCCTGGAGAACTGA